In Clupea harengus chromosome 13, Ch_v2.0.2, whole genome shotgun sequence, one DNA window encodes the following:
- the ccar1 gene encoding cell division cycle and apoptosis regulator protein 1 isoform X2, protein MAQFGGQKNPPWAAQFAATAVSQQGHSGQSLDLSSLHSLGVQQSSLLGASPSMYSQQSAMAAASMNTQSAANYQISQQTVALQQQAAAAAAAALQQSQINSALQQYQQQQQQQQQQQQQQQQQQQQQQQPPPQPPPQQTLYNVPHQLPQPQQALLSQANTQDPSDYRTQDRFSSIFQPPVALPTSLSMSNPQQTAQITVSYPTPRSSHQQQSQPQKQRVFTGVVNKLHDTFGFVDEDVFFQLSAVKGKTPQVGDRVLVEAVYNPNMPFKWNAQRIQTLPQLPNQQSHQVPQTLPQVSPQLSSFYPQDPGMPRYSDMHSSVDSRQNNQPPGPNMMKQPPNMMQSLPPPTTFSMPTQGPPPSLLQAQISAASLAPLLQNPPQPLLSQPPPKDSVFSGGLLQPPVRMMAQPLPVRRIEPAPRFPSRSDRAELILRKDDRRSAAAFTDITRTHVANPRASPRHMDRERERRRSRERSPARKRSRDRSPRRERSPRRPRRALPRYTVQFSKFSLDGFNCDMMELRRRYHSLYIPSDFFDAVFTWVDAFPLTRPFQFGNYCNFHIMHKEVDALVKNTAVLDPPDANHTYSAKVMLLANPSLEELYHKSCALAEDPSEVKESFQHPARLIKFLVGMRGKDEAMAIGGHWSPSLDGADPEKDASVLIKTAIRCCKALTGIDLSLCTQWYRFAEIRYHRPEETHKGRTVPAHVETVVLFLPDVWHCLPTRSEWEGLSRGLQEQLAEKLLAERKEADGDQEEEEKDEEDSKEVTNPTHWAKLDPKSMKVNDLRKELESRSLSSKGLKSQLIARLTKQIKLEEQQEETKEPEKPEVPPPEEEDTARQEDDHEEEERKRQEEVERQRRERRYMLPDEPTIIVQPNWAAKNGKFDCSIMSLSVLLDYRLEDNKEHSFEVSLFAELFNEMLQRDFGFRIFKALVSLPYKEEKKDKKEKTKKDAEKKEPEKKDIKKEKEEENGEPAGKKMKEDEEKKKDEEKEKVLKKEESREEDDEDEGSNNNAEEYDPMEAEDADDYDDDDKDDEDSIGRDRRDERRDDRKSKERSSKDKEEKKKQMVTYHRDLLMAFVYFDQSHCGYLHEKDLEEIMYTLGLHLSRAQVKKLVSKPTARDACFYRKLTDGAKDEPAPSVTFDSPIEILSGNRNLLPSIKGMRSNEAAEGSESGSLIVYNGAMVDVGSMMQKLDKSEKAREEIEQKLMLQDTKIEEVAKHTTELESTNRNLTRELEEVKSRLSDTEGSLRSAEEQKTCFHEQLQKTAANLDGVMKDLQSVFTKEESTEPSDQKVQANGSDE, encoded by the exons ATGGCCCAGTTTGGGGGACAGAAGAACCCTCCGTGGGCAGCCCAGTTCGCCGCAACTGCGGTTTCGCAACAGGGACACTCAGGACAATCACTGGACCTTAGCAGTTTACACT CTCTAGGTGTTCAACAGTCTTCTCTGTTGGGAGCGTCCCCCTCCATGTACTCCCAGCAGTCAGCAATGGCTGCAGCCTCCATGAACACGCAGTCTGCTGCCAACTACCAGATCAGCCAGCAGACCGTTGCTCTGCAACAGCAAGCTGCAGCAGCTGCCGCAGCTGCCTTGCAACAG TCGCAGATCAATTCAGCACTGCAGCagtatcagcagcagcagcagcagcagcaacaacaacaacaacaacagcagcagcagcagcagcagcaacagcaaccaCCACCCCAGCCCCCTCCCCAGCAGACACTCTACAATGTCCCTCACCAG CTCCCTCAGCCTCAGCAAGCCCTGCTCTCCCAG GCTAACACTCAAGACCCTTCAGActacaggacacaggacaggtTCTCTTCCATCTTTCAGCCCCCGGTAGCCCTGCCCACCAGTCTTAGTATGTCCAACCCACAGCAGACAGCCCAGATCACCGTGTCCTACCCCACACCACGCTCCAGCCACCAGCAGCAGAGCCAGCCCCAGAAGCAGCGCGTCTTCACCGGGGTCGTCAACAAGCTACACGACACCTTCGGCTTTGTGGATGAAGATGTCTTCTTCCAGCTCAG TGCGGTGAAGGGAAAGACCCCACAGGTGGGGGACCGAGTTCTGGTGGAGGCTGTCTACAATCCCAACATGCCCTTCAAATGGAACGCCCAGCGTATCCAGACTTTACCTCAGCTGCCTAACCAGCAGTCG CATCAGGTCCCCCAGACCTTACCTCAGGTTTCCCCACAGCTGTCCAGCTTTTACCCGCAGGACCCAGGGATGCCACGCTACTCTGACATGCATTCTTCGGTGGACTCGAGACAAAAT AACCAGCCTCCGGGGCCCAACATGATGAAGCAGCCCCCCAACATGATGCAGTCTCTACCTCCACCCACCACCTTCAGCATGCCCACCCAGGGTCCTCCGCCCTCCCTGCTGCAGGCCCAGATCTCTGCTGCCTCCCTGGCCCCGCTGCTACAGAACCCCCCGCAACCTTTACTGTCCCAGCCTCCTCCCAAAG ACTCTGTGTTCTCAGGGGGACTGCTGCAGCCCCCAGTGCGCATGATGGCCCAGCCCCTGCCGGTGCGGCGCATCGAGCCCGCGCCCCGCTTCCCCAGCCGCAGCGACCGGGCCGAGCTCATCCTGCGGAAGGATGACCGCAGGTCAGCAGCTGCTTTCACGgacatcacacgcacacacgtggcCAACCCCAGGGCCAGTCCGCGACATAT GGACAGAGAGCGTGAGCGCAGAAGGTCGAGAGAGCGCTCCCCAGCACGGAAGCGCTCCAGAGATCGGTCTCCTCGCAGGGAACGCTCGCCCAGACGGCCACGCCGGGCTCTGCCTCGCTACACCGTGCAGTTCTCCAAGTTCTCCCTGGATGG CTTCAACTGTGACATGATGGAGCTGCGCAGGCGCTACCACAGCCTCTACATCCCCAGTGACTTCTTTGACGCCGTCTTCACCTGGGTGGACGCCTTCCCCCTGACCAGGCCCTTCCAATTTGGGAACTACTGTAACTTCCACATCATGCACAAAGAGGTGGACGCCCTGGTGAAGAACACGGCTGTGCTAGACCCGCCCGATGCCAACCACACCTACAGCGCTAAG GTGATGTTGCTGGCCAACCCAAGCCTGGAGGAGCTCTATCACAAGTCGTGTGCTCTGGCTGAAGACCCATCGGAAGTCAAAGAGTCCTTCCAGCATCCGGCCCGCCTCATCAAG TTCCTGGTTGGCATGAGGGGCAAAGATGAGGCTATGGCCATCGGGGGCCACTGGTCTCCCTCCCTGGATGGTGCCGACCCAGAGAAAGATGCCTCAGTGCTGATAAAGACAGCTATACGCTGCTGTAAGGCTCTGACAGGCATCGACCTGAGCTTATGCACCCAGTG GTATCGTTTTGCAGAGATTCGCTATCACCGCcctgaggagacacacaaagggcGGACAGTCCCCGCACATGTGGAGACAGTGGTTTTATTTCTGCCGGATGTTTGGCATTGTCTTCCTACCCGCTCAGAGTGGGAGGGCCTGTCGCGTGGACTCCAGGAGCAGCTGGCAGAGAAACTCTTGGCCGAGCGCAAGGAGGCGGATGGAGACCAG gaggaagaggagaaggatgaAGAAGACTCTAAGGAGGTCACCAATCCCACCCACTGGGCTAAACTGGACCCCAAGTCCATGAAG GTGAACGACCTGCGTAAGGAGCTGGAGAGTCGCTCTCTGAGCTCCAAGGGCCTGAAGTCTCAGCTGATCGCTCGCCTCACCAAGCAGATCaagctggaggagcagcaggaggagaccAAGGAGCCCGAAAAGCCTGAGGTCCCCCcgcctgaggaggaggatacGGCCCGCCAGGAGGACGACCATGAG GAGGAGGAGCGAAAGcggcaggaggaggtggagcgtCAGCGTCGGGAGCGGCGCTACATGCTTCCAGACGAGCCCACCATCATCGTCCAGCCCAACTGGGCCGCCAAGAATGGCAAGTTTGACTGCAGCATCATGTCCCTCAGCGTGCTGCTCGACTATCGGCTGGAGGACAACAAGGAGCACTCATTTGAG GTATCTCTGTTTGCCGAGCTCTTTAACGAGATGCTGCAGCGAGACTTTGGCTTCCGGATCTTCAAAGCTCTGGTTTCCTTGCCTtacaaggaggagaagaaggacaaGAAAGAGAAGACCAAGAAGGACGCTGAGAAGAAAGAACCCGAGAAAAAGGatataaaaaaggaaaaggaggaagagaatggTGAGCCTGCCgggaagaaaatgaaagaagatgaggagaagaaaaag gatgaagagaaggagaaggtgcTGAAGAAAGAGGAGTCCAGAGAGGAGGATGACGAggatgaaggaagcaataataACGCAGAGGAGTATGACCCCATGGAGGCCGAGGATGCAGACGACTATGATGATGACG ACAAAGACGACGAGGACTCAATAGGCAGAGATCGACGAGATGAGCGGCGAGACGACAGGAAGTCTAAGGAGAGATCCTCTAAAGACAAG gaggagaagaagaaacagaTGGTGACCTATCACCGAGACCTGCTGATGGCCTTTGTGTACTTTGATCAGAGCCACTGTGGCTACCTGCATGAGAAGGACTTGGAGGAGATCATGTACACACTGGGCCTGCACCTCTCCAGGGCCCAG GTAAAAAAGCTAGTAAGTAAACCAACGGCGAGGGACGCATGTTTTTACCGGAAGCTGACCGATGGGGCAAAAGATGAGCCGGCTCCAAGTGTGACCTTTGATTCGCCAATAGAAATCCTTTCAG GGAACAGAAACCTGCTGCCTTCCATCAAGGGCATGCGGTCGAACGAGGCTGCCGAGGGCAGCGAGTCGGGCAGTTTGATCGTCTACAACGGGGCCATGGTGGATGTGGGGAGCATGATGCAGAAGCTGGACAAGAGTGAGAAGGCCCGGGAGGAGATCGAACAGAAGCTCATGCTGCAGGACACTAAAATAG aGGAGGTTGCCAAGCACACGACGGAGCTGGAGAGCACCAATCGTAACCTCACGCGCgagctggaggaggtgaagagccGCCTGAGTGACACCGAGGGGAGTCTGAGGAGCGCAGAGGAGCAGAAGACCTGCTTCCACGAGCAGCTGCAGAAAACCGCCGCCAACCTAGACGGAGTGATGAAGGATTTACAGAGTGTATTTACAAAG GAGGAATCCACTGAACCCAGTGACCAAAAAGTCCAGGCGAATGGCTCCGATGAATGA
- the ccar1 gene encoding cell division cycle and apoptosis regulator protein 1 isoform X3: MAQFGGQKNPPWAAQFAATAVSQQGHSGQSLDLSSLHSLGVQQSSLLGASPSMYSQQSAMAAASMNTQSAANYQISQQTVALQQQAAAAAAAALQQSQINSALQQYQQQQQQQQQQQQQQQQQQQQQQQPPPQPPPQQTLYNVPHQLPQPQQALLSQPPVALPTSLSMSNPQQTAQITVSYPTPRSSHQQQSQPQKQRVFTGVVNKLHDTFGFVDEDVFFQLSAVKGKTPQVGDRVLVEAVYNPNMPFKWNAQRIQTLPQLPNQQSHQVPQTLPQVSPQLSSFYPQDPGMPRYSDMHSSVDSRQNNQPPGPNMMKQPPNMMQSLPPPTTFSMPTQGPPPSLLQAQISAASLAPLLQNPPQPLLSQPPPKDSVFSGGLLQPPVRMMAQPLPVRRIEPAPRFPSRSDRAELILRKDDRRSAAAFTDITRTHVANPRASPRHMDRERERRRSRERSPARKRSRDRSPRRERSPRRPRRALPRYTVQFSKFSLDGFNCDMMELRRRYHSLYIPSDFFDAVFTWVDAFPLTRPFQFGNYCNFHIMHKEVDALVKNTAVLDPPDANHTYSAKVMLLANPSLEELYHKSCALAEDPSEVKESFQHPARLIKFLVGMRGKDEAMAIGGHWSPSLDGADPEKDASVLIKTAIRCCKALTGIDLSLCTQWYRFAEIRYHRPEETHKGRTVPAHVETVVLFLPDVWHCLPTRSEWEGLSRGLQEQLAEKLLAERKEADGDQEEEEKDEEDSKEVTNPTHWAKLDPKSMKVNDLRKELESRSLSSKGLKSQLIARLTKQIKLEEQQEETKEPEKPEVPPPEEEDTARQEDDHEEEERKRQEEVERQRRERRYMLPDEPTIIVQPNWAAKNGKFDCSIMSLSVLLDYRLEDNKEHSFEVSLFAELFNEMLQRDFGFRIFKALVSLPYKEEKKDKKEKTKKDAEKKEPEKKDIKKEKEEENGEPAGKKMKEDEEKKKDEEKEKVLKKEESREEDDEDEGSNNNAEEYDPMEAEDADDYDDDDKDDEDSIGRDRRDERRDDRKSKERSSKDKEEKKKQMVTYHRDLLMAFVYFDQSHCGYLHEKDLEEIMYTLGLHLSRAQVKKLVSKPTARDACFYRKLTDGAKDEPAPSVTFDSPIEILSGNRNLLPSIKGMRSNEAAEGSESGSLIVYNGAMVDVGSMMQKLDKSEKAREEIEQKLMLQDTKIEEVAKHTTELESTNRNLTRELEEVKSRLSDTEGSLRSAEEQKTCFHEQLQKTAANLDGVMKDLQSVFTKVPHQGDYQSRFIECIYKGTTPRRLPV, from the exons ATGGCCCAGTTTGGGGGACAGAAGAACCCTCCGTGGGCAGCCCAGTTCGCCGCAACTGCGGTTTCGCAACAGGGACACTCAGGACAATCACTGGACCTTAGCAGTTTACACT CTCTAGGTGTTCAACAGTCTTCTCTGTTGGGAGCGTCCCCCTCCATGTACTCCCAGCAGTCAGCAATGGCTGCAGCCTCCATGAACACGCAGTCTGCTGCCAACTACCAGATCAGCCAGCAGACCGTTGCTCTGCAACAGCAAGCTGCAGCAGCTGCCGCAGCTGCCTTGCAACAG TCGCAGATCAATTCAGCACTGCAGCagtatcagcagcagcagcagcagcagcaacaacaacaacaacaacagcagcagcagcagcagcagcaacagcaaccaCCACCCCAGCCCCCTCCCCAGCAGACACTCTACAATGTCCCTCACCAG CTCCCTCAGCCTCAGCAAGCCCTGCTCTCCCAG CCCCCGGTAGCCCTGCCCACCAGTCTTAGTATGTCCAACCCACAGCAGACAGCCCAGATCACCGTGTCCTACCCCACACCACGCTCCAGCCACCAGCAGCAGAGCCAGCCCCAGAAGCAGCGCGTCTTCACCGGGGTCGTCAACAAGCTACACGACACCTTCGGCTTTGTGGATGAAGATGTCTTCTTCCAGCTCAG TGCGGTGAAGGGAAAGACCCCACAGGTGGGGGACCGAGTTCTGGTGGAGGCTGTCTACAATCCCAACATGCCCTTCAAATGGAACGCCCAGCGTATCCAGACTTTACCTCAGCTGCCTAACCAGCAGTCG CATCAGGTCCCCCAGACCTTACCTCAGGTTTCCCCACAGCTGTCCAGCTTTTACCCGCAGGACCCAGGGATGCCACGCTACTCTGACATGCATTCTTCGGTGGACTCGAGACAAAAT AACCAGCCTCCGGGGCCCAACATGATGAAGCAGCCCCCCAACATGATGCAGTCTCTACCTCCACCCACCACCTTCAGCATGCCCACCCAGGGTCCTCCGCCCTCCCTGCTGCAGGCCCAGATCTCTGCTGCCTCCCTGGCCCCGCTGCTACAGAACCCCCCGCAACCTTTACTGTCCCAGCCTCCTCCCAAAG ACTCTGTGTTCTCAGGGGGACTGCTGCAGCCCCCAGTGCGCATGATGGCCCAGCCCCTGCCGGTGCGGCGCATCGAGCCCGCGCCCCGCTTCCCCAGCCGCAGCGACCGGGCCGAGCTCATCCTGCGGAAGGATGACCGCAGGTCAGCAGCTGCTTTCACGgacatcacacgcacacacgtggcCAACCCCAGGGCCAGTCCGCGACATAT GGACAGAGAGCGTGAGCGCAGAAGGTCGAGAGAGCGCTCCCCAGCACGGAAGCGCTCCAGAGATCGGTCTCCTCGCAGGGAACGCTCGCCCAGACGGCCACGCCGGGCTCTGCCTCGCTACACCGTGCAGTTCTCCAAGTTCTCCCTGGATGG CTTCAACTGTGACATGATGGAGCTGCGCAGGCGCTACCACAGCCTCTACATCCCCAGTGACTTCTTTGACGCCGTCTTCACCTGGGTGGACGCCTTCCCCCTGACCAGGCCCTTCCAATTTGGGAACTACTGTAACTTCCACATCATGCACAAAGAGGTGGACGCCCTGGTGAAGAACACGGCTGTGCTAGACCCGCCCGATGCCAACCACACCTACAGCGCTAAG GTGATGTTGCTGGCCAACCCAAGCCTGGAGGAGCTCTATCACAAGTCGTGTGCTCTGGCTGAAGACCCATCGGAAGTCAAAGAGTCCTTCCAGCATCCGGCCCGCCTCATCAAG TTCCTGGTTGGCATGAGGGGCAAAGATGAGGCTATGGCCATCGGGGGCCACTGGTCTCCCTCCCTGGATGGTGCCGACCCAGAGAAAGATGCCTCAGTGCTGATAAAGACAGCTATACGCTGCTGTAAGGCTCTGACAGGCATCGACCTGAGCTTATGCACCCAGTG GTATCGTTTTGCAGAGATTCGCTATCACCGCcctgaggagacacacaaagggcGGACAGTCCCCGCACATGTGGAGACAGTGGTTTTATTTCTGCCGGATGTTTGGCATTGTCTTCCTACCCGCTCAGAGTGGGAGGGCCTGTCGCGTGGACTCCAGGAGCAGCTGGCAGAGAAACTCTTGGCCGAGCGCAAGGAGGCGGATGGAGACCAG gaggaagaggagaaggatgaAGAAGACTCTAAGGAGGTCACCAATCCCACCCACTGGGCTAAACTGGACCCCAAGTCCATGAAG GTGAACGACCTGCGTAAGGAGCTGGAGAGTCGCTCTCTGAGCTCCAAGGGCCTGAAGTCTCAGCTGATCGCTCGCCTCACCAAGCAGATCaagctggaggagcagcaggaggagaccAAGGAGCCCGAAAAGCCTGAGGTCCCCCcgcctgaggaggaggatacGGCCCGCCAGGAGGACGACCATGAG GAGGAGGAGCGAAAGcggcaggaggaggtggagcgtCAGCGTCGGGAGCGGCGCTACATGCTTCCAGACGAGCCCACCATCATCGTCCAGCCCAACTGGGCCGCCAAGAATGGCAAGTTTGACTGCAGCATCATGTCCCTCAGCGTGCTGCTCGACTATCGGCTGGAGGACAACAAGGAGCACTCATTTGAG GTATCTCTGTTTGCCGAGCTCTTTAACGAGATGCTGCAGCGAGACTTTGGCTTCCGGATCTTCAAAGCTCTGGTTTCCTTGCCTtacaaggaggagaagaaggacaaGAAAGAGAAGACCAAGAAGGACGCTGAGAAGAAAGAACCCGAGAAAAAGGatataaaaaaggaaaaggaggaagagaatggTGAGCCTGCCgggaagaaaatgaaagaagatgaggagaagaaaaag gatgaagagaaggagaaggtgcTGAAGAAAGAGGAGTCCAGAGAGGAGGATGACGAggatgaaggaagcaataataACGCAGAGGAGTATGACCCCATGGAGGCCGAGGATGCAGACGACTATGATGATGACG ACAAAGACGACGAGGACTCAATAGGCAGAGATCGACGAGATGAGCGGCGAGACGACAGGAAGTCTAAGGAGAGATCCTCTAAAGACAAG gaggagaagaagaaacagaTGGTGACCTATCACCGAGACCTGCTGATGGCCTTTGTGTACTTTGATCAGAGCCACTGTGGCTACCTGCATGAGAAGGACTTGGAGGAGATCATGTACACACTGGGCCTGCACCTCTCCAGGGCCCAG GTAAAAAAGCTAGTAAGTAAACCAACGGCGAGGGACGCATGTTTTTACCGGAAGCTGACCGATGGGGCAAAAGATGAGCCGGCTCCAAGTGTGACCTTTGATTCGCCAATAGAAATCCTTTCAG GGAACAGAAACCTGCTGCCTTCCATCAAGGGCATGCGGTCGAACGAGGCTGCCGAGGGCAGCGAGTCGGGCAGTTTGATCGTCTACAACGGGGCCATGGTGGATGTGGGGAGCATGATGCAGAAGCTGGACAAGAGTGAGAAGGCCCGGGAGGAGATCGAACAGAAGCTCATGCTGCAGGACACTAAAATAG aGGAGGTTGCCAAGCACACGACGGAGCTGGAGAGCACCAATCGTAACCTCACGCGCgagctggaggaggtgaagagccGCCTGAGTGACACCGAGGGGAGTCTGAGGAGCGCAGAGGAGCAGAAGACCTGCTTCCACGAGCAGCTGCAGAAAACCGCCGCCAACCTAGACGGAGTGATGAAGGATTTACAGAGTGTATTTACAAAGGTACCACACCAAGGAGACTACCAGTCTAGATTTATAGAGTGTATTTACAAAGGTACCACACCAAGGAGACTACCAGTCTAG